In a genomic window of Streptomyces sp. SJL17-4:
- the fabG gene encoding 3-oxoacyl-ACP reductase FabG — translation MTSGTLRAGAVAIVTGAGRGIGAATAKRLAADGAAVVALDLTEGDAADTVAGIRATGGRAMAVGCDVTDSGQVDAAIDRTVAEYGRLDVLVNNAGVLRDNMLFMMSDDDWDTVVDVHLKGAFLCSRAAQRHMAGQGSGKIVNLSSVAADGNRGQANYAAAKAGVQGLTRTLAIELGPYGINVNAIAPGFVATAMTDQTARRTGADPEEFRRAAAARSPLRRVGSPEDIAAVVSFLASEDAAYVTGQTIHVDGGPQ, via the coding sequence ATGACCTCGGGCACCCTCCGCGCCGGCGCCGTGGCGATCGTCACCGGAGCGGGCCGGGGCATCGGCGCCGCGACGGCGAAGCGGCTCGCCGCCGACGGCGCGGCCGTCGTCGCCCTCGACCTGACCGAGGGCGACGCGGCCGACACCGTCGCCGGGATTCGCGCGACCGGCGGCCGTGCCATGGCCGTCGGCTGCGACGTCACGGACTCCGGCCAGGTCGACGCCGCGATCGACCGTACGGTCGCGGAGTACGGACGGCTGGACGTCCTCGTCAACAACGCCGGCGTCCTGCGCGACAACATGCTCTTCATGATGAGCGACGACGACTGGGACACCGTCGTCGACGTCCATCTCAAGGGCGCCTTCCTGTGCTCGCGCGCCGCGCAGCGGCACATGGCGGGACAAGGGTCGGGGAAGATCGTCAACCTGAGCTCGGTCGCCGCCGACGGCAACCGCGGCCAGGCCAACTACGCGGCCGCCAAGGCGGGTGTCCAGGGCCTCACCCGCACCCTGGCGATCGAGCTGGGACCGTACGGGATCAATGTCAACGCCATCGCTCCCGGCTTCGTGGCCACGGCCATGACGGACCAGACCGCACGCCGTACGGGCGCCGACCCGGAGGAGTTCCGCCGGGCGGCGGCCGCCAGGTCGCCGCTGCGCAGGGTCGGCTCGCCCGAGGACATCGCCGCGGTGGTGTCGTTCCTCGCGAGCGAGGACGCCGCCTATGTCACCGGTCAGACGATCCACGTGGACGGCGGGCCGCAGTAA
- a CDS encoding MbtH family protein has translation MTHPFEDRDGSYLVLVNDEEQYSLWPASTAVPAGWRSVLGPADRAACLDHVEASWLDMRPKSLIGSMEGA, from the coding sequence ATGACCCACCCCTTCGAGGACCGAGACGGCAGCTACCTCGTCCTGGTCAACGACGAGGAGCAGTACTCCCTCTGGCCCGCGTCCACCGCCGTACCGGCCGGCTGGCGCAGCGTCCTGGGGCCGGCGGACCGGGCGGCATGCCTGGACCACGTCGAGGCCTCGTGGCTCGACATGCGCCCCAAGAGCCTGATCGGGTCGATGGAGGGAGCATGA